The DNA segment CGCCTGCCCCGGGGTGCAACCCGGGGGGTTCAGCTGCGGGAGCTGGGCAGGGCGACGCCCCAGGTGTAGGAGCGCTTGTAGATGCGCAGGAGGAGCGAGGAGTTGATCTCCCGGATGCCCTGGATCTTGCTCAGCTTGCGCAGGACGAAGTCGGCCAGCTCCTGGTTGTTGGCGAAGTAGGCGCGGGCGACCACGTCGTACTCGCCGGTGGCGGCGGCCACGTAGTGGACCTCGGGCAGGGCCACCAGCTCGCGGACGACGCTCTCGATGTCCGCCGTATCCACACGCAGGCCGAAGAAGGCCGCGGTCTCGAAGCCGACGGCGAAGGGGTCGGCGATGGCCGCGATGCGGATGAGGCCGGCCTCGCGCAACTGGTTGAAACGGCGCCGGATGGTCCCCTCCGTGACCCCGATACGGGCCGCCATGTCGACGAAGGACATGCGGCCGTCCGCCTGCAGGAGCTCGATGATCTGCCGGTCGACTGGGTGGATGACTTCCAACGTGGATGACCTCCGCCTGGACGACGAATTTCGCGCAAGGGCCGTCACGTACGGACATACGGTAGCAGAGGCATGGGGCTCGCACAATCCCCGCTGCGATGCAGCCCGAGCGGGGATCCGGCCGGCGGTGGGACGGTCCCCGGGCGGACGGCCCCCGGGCGCGCGGGTATAATGCCGGCAGATCAGGGGGTCTGGGCGCATGGTGGGCAAGTATTACATCCGCACGTGGGGCTGCCAGATGAACGAGCGCGACAGCGAGGTGCTCGCGGGTCAGCTCGAGGCCATGGGCTACGAGGCGGCGGAGGGGCCGGAGGAGGCGGACGTCGTCCTCCTCAACACGTGCACCGTCCGCGACAACGCCGACCAGAAGCAGCTGGGCGAGATCGGCCGGCTCAAGCCGCTCAAGGCGGCCAGGCCCGAGATGATCCTGGGCGTGGCCGGATGCATGGCGCAGGTGCCGGAGGCGGTAGAGCGGATCCGGCGGCAGGCGCCCTTCGTCGACCTGGTCTTCGGCACGCACAACCTGCACCGCCTGCCGGAGCTGATCGAGCGGGCGCGCCGGAGCGACGAGATGGTGGTGGACGTCTGGCAGTACGCCGAGGGCGTCCAGGAGCACCTTCCTTCCCGCCGGGCCAGCCGGGTCCGGGCCTGGGTCAACATCATCTACGGCTGCGACAAGTACTGCACGTACTGCATCGTCCCCACCACCCGCGGCCGCGAGCGGAGCCGGCGTCCGGAGGAGATCCTGGCCGAGGTGCGCGGGCTGGTGGACGCGGGCTACAAGGAGATCACCCTGCTCGGCCAGAACGTCAACTCCTACGGCCACGACCTGCCCGAGCCGTACGACTTCGCCGACCTCCTGCGCGAGATCGACCGCGTGCCCGGCATCGGCTGGGTCCGGTACATGACCTCGCACCCGCGGGACTTCACGCCCAAGCTGATCGAGACCCTGGCGGAGAGCGAGCACATCTGCGAGCACATCCACCTGCCGGTCCAGTCCGGCTCCGACGCGGTCCTGCGCCGGATGAACCGCAAGTATACGGTCGCGCAGTACCTGGAGACCGTCGACCGGATCCGCGCGCGGATTCCGGAGGCGACGCTGACCACCGACATCATCGTCGGCTTCCCGGGGGAGACCGAAGCGGATTTCGAGGCGACCCTGGACCTGGTCCGCCGGGTCCGCTACGACAACGCCTTCACCTTCGTCTACTCGCCGCGCGCCGGCACGGTGGCCACCCGCTGGCTGGCCGGCGACCCGACCACGGAGGAGGAGAAGCACCGCCGGCTGGAGCGGCTGAACGACGTGGTCTACGCCATCGCCCGGGAGAAGAACGAGACGCTGGTCGGCCGCGAGTTCGACGTCCTGGTCGAGGGGCCCAGCAAGAAGGATCCCTCGGTCTTCAGCGCCCGCACCCGGGGTAACAAGCTGGTCCTGGTGCCGGGCGGGCAGGTGCGGGCCGGCGAGTGGGCCCGCGTCCGCATCACCCGTGCCCACACCTGGACGCTGGAGGCGGAGGCGATCGGGCGGCCGGCCGGCGCCGAGCCCGCGCCCGGCCTGGTCGTGGCGGCCGCGACCGCGCGGGCAGGTGGCCGGCGATGAGGGCGAGCCTTCTCGTCCGCGCCCGGGAGCTGGCCAGGGAGCTGGAGGAGAGCGAGGAGGTGGCCGAGCTCCGGGCGGCCGAGGCGGAGCTGGTCGAGCGGGGCGAAGGCGACGCCCAGGCGCTCCGCCGTTACCAGGAGGCGCGCCGGAGGGTGGAGGCGACCACCACCGCCATCCTGAATGTCCTCTCCGCCGTTCTGACCGGCGGGCCGCTGGGACCGGCGGGGTGCTCCGCCTGCTCCCTGGCCCGGGGAGGGGTGGCGGCAGGGGCGGCGCGGGCGGTGGCGGGAGCGACGGCGGCGACGCCGGCCGCACAGGCGGAGGCATGAGCGCCGCCTCCCCCGACGGCCTGGCCGCCCGGGGGCAGCGCGGCCCGGGCCGGAGCGCAGGAACGCCGCCCCTCCTCGACCAGTACCTCCGCATCAAGGCCGAGCACCCGGATGCGTTGCTCTTCTTCCGCCTGGGCGACTTCTTCGAGCTCTTCTTCGAGGATGCGGAGATCGCCGCCCGCGAGCTCGACCTGGTGCTGACCGGGCGCGAGCTGCAGAAGGGCCACCGCGTCCCCATGTGCGGCGTCCCCCACCACGCGGCGGAGGGCTACATCCGGCGGCTGGTGGAGAGGGGCTACCGGGTGGCGCTCTGCGAGCAGATGGAGGACCCGCGCCTGGCGAAGGGCCTGGTCCAGCGCCAGGTGATCCAGGTGATCAGCGCCGGGACGCTCCTCGAACCGGGGCTCCTCGATGCCGGCCGGAACAACTTCCTGGCGGTGGTGGCGCCCGGGCGCCGGTCGCTGGGTCTCGCCTACGCCGACGCCTCCACCGGCGAGTTCCGGGCGGGCGAGTGGGAGGCGGGCGAGGAAGGCTGGCTGGAGGAGCTGGACCGCCTCCAGCCCGCCGAGGTGCTCCTGCCCGAGGGCCTCCCCAAGCCGCTGGAGGAAGCGGTCCGGGAGCGGGGCTTCCGCCTCACCCGGCGCCCCGCCGGCGACTTCGACCCCTCCCGGGCGGCCGGGAGGCTGAAGGAGCACTTCGAGCTGGCTTCCTTGGATGTCTTCGGGCTGGAGCCGCGGCCGCAGGCGACGGCGGCCGCCGGGGCGCTCCTCGCCTACCTGGAGGAGTCCCAGCCGGGCGGCGTCGGACAGCTGACGGAGATCCGCCTGCTCGAGCCGGGCGAGGCGATGCTCCTCGACCCGGCCACGCGCCGGAACCTGGAGCTGACCCAGCGCGGGCCGGAGGGCGGGCGCCAGGGGACGCTCCTGGAGGCCCTGGACGGGACGGTCAGCGCCCTGGGGTTGCGGACGCTCCGGCGCTGGATCGAGCGCCCCCTCAACCGCGCCGAGCCCGTCCTCCGCCGGCTGGACGCGGTGGAGACCCTGGTCCGGGAGGCGCTCGAACGCAGCCGGTTGCGGAAGCTCCTGGGCGGCGCCCGCGACGTGGAGCGCCTGGCCACCCGCGCCGTCCTCGGCCTGGCGGGGCCGCGCGAGCTGCTGGAGATCGCCCAGACGATGGAGGCCGCCCAGGCCGTCCGCCAGCTCCTCTCCGGGCTGGAGCTGCCGGAGCTCCTCCAGGAGCTATCGGCCGACCTGGAGCCGCCGCCCGGCCTCGCCGAAGAGATCCGCCGCGCTCTGGTGGACGAGCCTCCCGCCGTCCTGGGCGAGGGCGACGTGATCCGCCCCGGCTACGACCAGGAAGTGGACCGCCTGCGCGCGCTCAGCGGCGACAGCGAGGAGGCGATCCGCGCCATCGAGCGGCGCGAGCGGGAGCGGACCGGGA comes from the Bacillota bacterium genome and includes:
- the miaB gene encoding tRNA (N6-isopentenyl adenosine(37)-C2)-methylthiotransferase MiaB, with translation MVGKYYIRTWGCQMNERDSEVLAGQLEAMGYEAAEGPEEADVVLLNTCTVRDNADQKQLGEIGRLKPLKAARPEMILGVAGCMAQVPEAVERIRRQAPFVDLVFGTHNLHRLPELIERARRSDEMVVDVWQYAEGVQEHLPSRRASRVRAWVNIIYGCDKYCTYCIVPTTRGRERSRRPEEILAEVRGLVDAGYKEITLLGQNVNSYGHDLPEPYDFADLLREIDRVPGIGWVRYMTSHPRDFTPKLIETLAESEHICEHIHLPVQSGSDAVLRRMNRKYTVAQYLETVDRIRARIPEATLTTDIIVGFPGETEADFEATLDLVRRVRYDNAFTFVYSPRAGTVATRWLAGDPTTEEEKHRRLERLNDVVYAIAREKNETLVGREFDVLVEGPSKKDPSVFSARTRGNKLVLVPGGQVRAGEWARVRITRAHTWTLEAEAIGRPAGAEPAPGLVVAAATARAGGRR
- a CDS encoding Lrp/AsnC family transcriptional regulator, whose amino-acid sequence is MEVIHPVDRQIIELLQADGRMSFVDMAARIGVTEGTIRRRFNQLREAGLIRIAAIADPFAVGFETAAFFGLRVDTADIESVVRELVALPEVHYVAAATGEYDVVARAYFANNQELADFVLRKLSKIQGIREINSSLLLRIYKRSYTWGVALPSSRS
- the mutS gene encoding DNA mismatch repair protein MutS — its product is MSAASPDGLAARGQRGPGRSAGTPPLLDQYLRIKAEHPDALLFFRLGDFFELFFEDAEIAARELDLVLTGRELQKGHRVPMCGVPHHAAEGYIRRLVERGYRVALCEQMEDPRLAKGLVQRQVIQVISAGTLLEPGLLDAGRNNFLAVVAPGRRSLGLAYADASTGEFRAGEWEAGEEGWLEELDRLQPAEVLLPEGLPKPLEEAVRERGFRLTRRPAGDFDPSRAAGRLKEHFELASLDVFGLEPRPQATAAAGALLAYLEESQPGGVGQLTEIRLLEPGEAMLLDPATRRNLELTQRGPEGGRQGTLLEALDGTVSALGLRTLRRWIERPLNRAEPVLRRLDAVETLVREALERSRLRKLLGGARDVERLATRAVLGLAGPRELLEIAQTMEAAQAVRQLLSGLELPELLQELSADLEPPPGLAEEIRRALVDEPPAVLGEGDVIRPGYDQEVDRLRALSGDSEEAIRAIERRERERTGIRSLRVGYNRVFGYYLEVSRSQRGQVPPDYTRKQTLANAERYVTRELSELEARVESAREALSRREAELFADLRARVGRELRRLRASARALGRLDALQGLAQVAAERGWVRPEVDGGDRIEIVQGRHPVVERMLGPGEFVPNDTVLGPERRILLITGPNMAGKSTYARQVAVLVLAAQVGSFLPAESARIGVVDRIFTRIGSADDLAAGKSTFMVEMGEVAHILRRATPRSLVILDEVGRGTSTFDGLSLAWAVTEYLHDRVGARTLFATHYHELTGLEAKLPALVNLTMAVEEEGGRILFLRRVRPGAASRSYGIEVARLAGIPAEVLRRAQKILERLEREQARRAARSRVERSPEAEQMTLVPPPEMLQVLEELRQVDVERTTPLEALERLAAWQALLRGSDAG